A stretch of DNA from Candidatus Zixiibacteriota bacterium:
TTCCAGATTGACCTGACGCCCGGTCTTATACCCGCCAATAATGGTTGACCTGATGCTCTCCGGCGAGACTTCTACATCAAATCCGCTCCGGTCAAAGCGCGTAACTGTCAGACAGCACCCATCAACTGCAATCGATTCTCCCAAAATTACATTTTCTAATGGCTTATTCGGGGTGATCGCCAGCGTCAGATACTCACCTCGACGCGCGATTCGCCGCAGATGTCCGACTGTCTCAATTATTCCTGTAAACATTAACTTCTCACCGGATATCCGGAGAAGAGCAGGTCCTCTCCGCAAAGGGTAAAATTGGGATTACGGTATTGGATGCTCTGGCGGAGTTTCCTCACCCCGATATCACCCACACTGTCAATCCCCCGTCCAATGGTCATTGGCGCAATCACGACATAATGCCTGTCAACCAATCGTTCCCGCAGAAAAGAGGTCGCCAGTCGCCCGCCCCCTTCCACCAGCAGAGAAGAGATCTGGAATTCACCGGCCCGTTTCAGCACCTCTTTCAGAACTATTCCGGCTCGGGCGCTTCTCATCCGCCAGACAATTAAATCCTTGCTTCGCAGTCTTGCGGCTCCTTCCTCTCCGGTCGCAACGATTGTCTTACCGTCCTGATTATTTGCAAATAGATGTAACGATGGCGAAAATCTTATGTTCCTTGCGATGATTATCCGATACGGATTCCGCCCTGCCACCAGACGCACTGTCAATTGCGGATTATCGGCGCGCAATGTCCCCGCCCCGATAGCCACGGCATCGGCATCTGCCCGGAGTCGATGAGCGAACTTTCGAGCCGGCTCACCTGAAATCCAGCGCGAATCTCCGGTAACCGTGGCGACTCTCCCATCCAACGACTGCGCCGTTTTCAATATTACAAAAGGAAGCCCGGTCTGAATATATTTCAGATAGACTTCGTTCAGTTCTTCCGCACGCTTTGCCAACACGCCTGAACGGACCGCCACGCCGGCGCTCTTCAGTCGCCTCGCCCCCTGCCCCCTGACACGTGGATTGGGGTCGGTTATGGCATAAACTACTTCTTTAAGTCCCGCTTCTAAGATAGCATCAGTGCAAGGATTAGTTCGACCGTAATGGCAGCAGGGCTCCAGATTCACATAGAGCGTGCCGCCACGGGCATTTTCTCTGGCGGACCGAAGCGCCTCTATCTCGGCATGAGCCCCGCCTACTCGCTTATGATATCCCTTGCCAACAATCTTCCCGTCCTTGATTATTACCGCCCCCACCAGCGGATTTGGCGAAGTCTCCCCCTGCCCCTGGCGCGCCAACTCCAGCGCCATCCGCATAAATCTTTCATCGGCCTTTTCGGCCATAAAAAATCCCCAATCTATATCGGGGCGTAGAGATAGGATGCAACTATAGCATCGCGCTCTTCTTCCATCCGGACTTTACCGTCGGTACCGGAGTTCCACCGGTTCAGTCCCGCTTTGGCGGGAGTCGCGGACTGTCACCGCCGATCGAGGAATTTCACCTCACCCCGAAGAATTTCCATTAATATATACTGCCGCTGTGGAAAAGCAATAGCAAAAATCTCATGATTGATTTGCCCCCCTTGAAACCGATTGCCAGACAATTGATATGAGGTTTACAAGGCTTGGCTGCGCCCCAACAGGTTATCTGATGTCTCCACGATAGATTCCCGCGTAAATGGC
This window harbors:
- a CDS encoding riboflavin synthase (catalyzes the formation of riboflavin from 6,7-dimethyl-8-(1-D-ribityl)lumazine) produces the protein MFTGIIETVGHLRRIARRGEYLTLAITPNKPLENVILGESIAVDGCCLTVTRFDRSGFDVEVSPESIRSTIIGGYKTGRQVNLE
- the ribD gene encoding bifunctional diaminohydroxyphosphoribosylaminopyrimidine deaminase/5-amino-6-(5-phosphoribosylamino)uracil reductase RibD — encoded protein: MAEKADERFMRMALELARQGQGETSPNPLVGAVIIKDGKIVGKGYHKRVGGAHAEIEALRSARENARGGTLYVNLEPCCHYGRTNPCTDAILEAGLKEVVYAITDPNPRVRGQGARRLKSAGVAVRSGVLAKRAEELNEVYLKYIQTGLPFVILKTAQSLDGRVATVTGDSRWISGEPARKFAHRLRADADAVAIGAGTLRADNPQLTVRLVAGRNPYRIIIARNIRFSPSLHLFANNQDGKTIVATGEEGAARLRSKDLIVWRMRSARAGIVLKEVLKRAGEFQISSLLVEGGGRLATSFLRERLVDRHYVVIAPMTIGRGIDSVGDIGVRKLRQSIQYRNPNFTLCGEDLLFSGYPVRS